The Musa acuminata AAA Group cultivar baxijiao chromosome BXJ3-6, Cavendish_Baxijiao_AAA, whole genome shotgun sequence region tcctcttcttcctcctccatggaAATGTTCTTGTGCTTTAACAATACGTCCTCGTGTGGATCTCAGAGACGGCGACCTCGCTCGCAGAATTGGAGAAGCGACGGCCTTGGAGGTgagggctaccggcatccactggaCGTTCGCCCCTTGTGTGGCTGTAAGTGTCATCAAATCAAGAAGTTCTCTCTTTTAGTTATTGTATGTATGACTATGCTGCAGTCCACGAATGAAGGAATTCTTGATTTGTTCCGTAGGTCTGCAGAGATCCCAGGTGGGGGAGATGCTATGAGAGTTACAGCGAGGACACAGATATTGTCCGGACTATGACTTCGATTGTTGCGGGATTGCAGGGATCACCTCCCCTGGGTCACCCTCCAGGTCATCCTTTTCTTGCTGGGAGGTAAATAATCTGCCGAGGCATCAAGGGTCAACAACAACTCCTGTCATAATATACTGCAGGACCAATCTACTCTTAATTTTTCTTTAGGGTTTTCAGACATGCCTTGCTGTCTCTGATTTTGATAGTTGTAAAAGTTCTTGTAATCCGCAACCTATGGGTCCGAAATCCCCCATTCATAAACTATTCATGGCTTTGTTTCTTGATATTCTTGTTCCAATTGCAGGAAGAATGTGATTGCCTGTGCCAAGCACTTCGTTGGGGATGGGGGCACAGATAAAGGAAAGAATGAAGGGAATACAATTTGTACGTTTGAGGAGTTGGAGGCAACTCATATGAAGCCTTATCTCGACTGTCTTGCACAGGGAGTCTCCACAATTATGGCATCATACACTAGTTGGAATGGGAGGCCATTGCATTCAAATCATTATCTTATAACAGAGATTCTAAAGGGCAAGCTAGGTTTCAAGGTACCAATGTTCACTGCTACAGGATTATCTAGTCTTATTTGTTACTCAAGTCACAAACACAAGAACAAAGGATATTGGTGTCAACTATGTTTGCATGTTTGGTCTGTTCTTGAATTTTAGTTTCTTGAAATACTTTTCATTCATTTTGGACCAAATGTTAGCAATTGTGGATAAATAAACTTCTCCTTATTATTTTGATTTCAGGGTTTTGTGATATCAGATTGGGAAGGAATAGATAGGCTATGTCAACCACATGGATCGAATTACCGTTATTGCATTTCTGCTTCAGTTAATGCTGGAATCGACATGGTGATGATTGAAAGAAATATACAGTACATTCAGCAACTTTTATCTTTATTTGCCTACTAACAGTTGTACAGATTATGGTGCCCCACAGATATGAGAAGTTCTTAGAAGATTTGGTTTTTCTAGTGGAATCCGGGAGGATATCCATGTCAAGGATTGATGATGCTGTAGACCGCATCCTGAGGGTGAAATTTGTTGTTGGACTATTTGAGCACCCTTTCTCTGACAGATCTTTGTTTGATGTTGTTGGCTGCAAGGTAAGCTTGATGAATCACAATAAAGTTTGAAATAGTAAAGCAAAAAACATGTATGTCTTTGTGCCACCAGCTTCACCTTTTTTAAACTTCTTTTGTCTTAAACTTCATCAACGGCTTAAGATATTAATCATCTTTTAGATGAACtaactaaaaagataaaaaatgatATAAGACACTAAACAATGAGTACAATTCATCAAAATGATAGCAATGATATATTCAATATGAAAACAGATATACCAGTCATAGAAAATAGCCAATACATATTGTTAAATGAAAATGATGTATAGTCTATTGTTCCTTGTTTAGGTTTCTTCCAAAAATCTACAAAAATTCAAGCTTATTAGGCCACCATTAAGCACAGGAtaaagaatgagttcattaaCATGTAGTTCATGTTGTCTCATTATTAAAGAATAATTATGGTAATAATAGTGTGCAACCTGATGGATATTAGAAGTTTGGCCACATGTGAACTATAGTTCCAGCAGAAAACTCGGCAAAGCAGTTTTGTAAAGGCTTCAAATAAGAAGCTCAGAGGCTGTATGAATTAGTAAATTCTTGGCATCATTTATCTGCATAGAAAAATCCTTCTTGTATGCTCAGGGCCTTCCACTTATTAGTGATATGTGCTACTATTGTTTCCTTAATGTGGGTGTCTACATAGTTTTGTGAACAGGCCTATCCTTTTATCTCTTTATTTAATCATTAATCACCATAgaattttttatttactttttgtttctttatatcatatttttatcagGAACATCAAATTCTAGCACGTGAAGCTGTTAGAAGATCCCTAGTTTTATTAAAAAATGGAAAGGATCTAAAGAAACCAATACTTCCTCTAGACAAAAATGCCAGAAGAATCCTTGTTGCTGGGACACATGCTGATGATATTGGATATCAGTGTGGCGGATGGACCATAACGTGGCATGGAAGTAGTGGAAGAATAACAATCGGTAGGCTATGTTTTGATTGGTTCAGAAAAAAATTCCTTT contains the following coding sequences:
- the LOC135641009 gene encoding uncharacterized protein LOC135641009, whose translation is MANELLPPYRDATQPVESRVRDLLSRMTLREKAAQMAQIERCVASPSALSGLPVGSVLSAGGSAPRERASPRDWADMIDRMQHWALASRLGIPILYASDAVHGHNNLYGATIFPHNVALGAIRDGDLARRIGEATALEVRATGIHWTFAPCVAVCRDPRWGRCYESYSEDTDIVRTMTSIVAGLQGSPPLGHPPGHPFLAGRKNVIACAKHFVGDGGTDKGKNEGNTICTFEELEATHMKPYLDCLAQGVSTIMASYTSWNGRPLHSNHYLITEILKGKLGFKGFVISDWEGIDRLCQPHGSNYRYCISASVNAGIDMIMVPHRYEKFLEDLVFLVESGRISMSRIDDAVDRILRVKFVVGLFEHPFSDRSLFDVVGCKEHQILAREAVRRSLVLLKNGKDLKKPILPLDKNARRILVAGTHADDIGYQCGGWTITWHGSSGRITIGTTVLEAIREAAGNETEVVYEKCPSEATFSDREYSYAIVAIGEDAYAEFLGDRTELGIPFDGATMISLVAGKVPTVVIVISGRPLVFEPELLDKIDALVAAWLPGSEGGGIADVLFGDYDFEGVLPITWFKSVDQLPMNAGHNAYDPLFPLGYGLKMNLDNRS